A window from Vulpes vulpes isolate BD-2025 chromosome 9, VulVul3, whole genome shotgun sequence encodes these proteins:
- the SETD5 gene encoding histone-lysine N-methyltransferase SETD5 isoform X10, whose amino-acid sequence MEVLRDPIKKNSSESKPAQSGFSRGNSLLSCPESVEASPAVNEKSVYSTHNYGTTQRHGCRGLPYATIIPRSDLNGLPSPVEERCGDSPNSEGETVPTWCPCGLSQDGFLLNCDKCRGMSRGKVIRLHRRKQDNISGGDSSATESWDEELSPSTVLYTATQHTPTSITLTVRRTKPKKRKKSPEKGRAVAKTKKIKNSPSEAQNLDENTTEGWENRIRLWTDQYEEAFTNQYSADVQNALEQHLHSSKEFVGKPAILDTINKTELACNNTVIGSQMQLQLGRVTRVQKHRKILRAARDLALDTLIIEYRGKVMLRQQFEVNGHFFKKPYPFVLFYSKFNGVEMCVDARTFGNDARFIRRSCTPNAEVRHMIADGMIHLCIYAVSAITKDAEVTIAFDYEYSNCNYKVDCACHKGNRNCPIQKRNPNAAEPPLPPPPSLPTIGAETRRRKARRKELEMEQQNEAPEEDNNQQPEQVPEKATVSSDHEEIDNPEEKEEEKEEVTDDQENPAHSRRTREDRKVEAIMHAFENLEKRKKRRDQPLEQSSSDIEITTTTSEAPVGEEAKTEAPESEVSNPASNMAIPSTPQSVGVNTRRSSQAGDIAAEKPVPKPPPAKPSRPRPKSRISRYRTSSAQRLKRQKQAIAQQAELSQAALEEGGNNSSVTPTEAGNIDSSGENRQLMGSDPTVLSVTGSHVNRAAPKYPKTKKYLVTEWLNDKAEKQECPVECPLRITTDPTVLATTLNMLPGLIHSPLICTTPKHYIRFGSPFIPERRRRPLLPDGTFSSCKKRWIKQALEEGMTQTSSVPQETRTQHLYQSNENSNSSNICKDNADLLSPLKKWKSRYLMEQNVTKLLRPLSPVTPPPPNPGSKSPPLTTSGPSHSEEECRNGYSLMFSPITSLTTASRCNTPLQFENISSPESSPANRPESLSPELCHRKDLDLTKVGYLDSNTNSCADRPSLINSGPSDLATHPSIGPPSETGFPSRSGDGHQTLARNSDQAFRTEFNLMYAYSPLNAMPRADGLYRGSPLVGDRKPLHLDGGYCSPAEGFPSRYEHGFMKDLSRGSMSPGSERTCEGVPSAPQNPPQRKKVSLLEYRKRKQEAKENSGGGGDSAQSKSKSAGAGQGSSNSLSDTGAHGVQGSSTRTPSSPHKKFSPSHSSMSHMEAVSPSDSRGTSSHCRPQENISSRWMVPTSVERLREGGSIPKVLRSSVRVAQKGEPSPTWESNITEKDSDPTDGEGPETLSSALSKGAAVYSPSRYSYQLLQCDSPRTESQSLLQQSSSPFRGHPTQSPGYSYRTTALRPGNPPSHGSSESSLSSTSYSSPAHPVSTDSLAPFTGTPGYYSSQPHSGNSTGSSLPRRSCPSSAASPTPQGPSDSPTSDSVSQSSTGTLSSTSFPQNSRSSLPSDLRTINLPSAGQSAAYQASRVSAVSNSQHYPHRGSGGVHQYRLQPLQGSGVKTQTGLS is encoded by the exons ATGGAAGTATTAAGAGATCCAATTAAGAAGAATAGTTCTGAGTCTAAACCAGCCCAGAGTGGCTTCTCTAGGGgaaactccctgctcagctg CCCTGAATCTGTGGAGGCTAGTCCAGCAGTTAATGAGAAGAGCGTGTATTCCACTCATAATTATGGGACCACTCAGAGGCATGGGTGTCGAGGACTGCCTTATGCT ACGATCATCCCTCGTTCTGACCTGAATGGCCTGCCGTCGCCCGTAGAGGAACGCTGTGGAGACAGCCCGAACTCTGAAGGAGAGACTGTTCCTACCTGGTGTCCTTGTGGTCTTTCTCAGGATGGCTTCCTTCTCAACTGTGACAAGTGCAG gggaatgagcagggggaaggtTATTAGACTTCATCGGCGGAAGCAGGACAACATATCAG GTGGGGATAGCAGTGCAACAGAAAGCTGGGATGAGGAGCTTTCTCCCTCCACTGTGTTGTACACAGCAACACAGCACACACCTACAAGCATCACCTTAACTGTTAGAAGAACCAAACCCAAGAAGCGGAAGAAGAGTCCAGAAAAGGGTCGTGCAGTAGCAAAGACGAAGAAAATCAAG AATTCTCCTTCTGAAGCACAGAATTTAGATGAGAATACAACTGAGGGATGGGAAAATCGGATAAGACTGTGGACTGATCAGTATGAAGAAGCTTTCACTAATCAGTACAGTGCAGATGTACAGAACGCCCTTGAACAACATCTACATTCTAGCAAGGAATTTGTGGGCAAACCTGCTATTTTAGACACTATTAATAAGACTGAATTGGCCTGTAATAATACAGTTATTGGTTCCCAAATGCAG CTACAGTTGGGAAGAGTCACTCGTGTTCAGAAACACCGGAAGATCCTTAGAGCTGCAAGAGACTTGGCTCTGGACACTCTTATAATAGAGTATCGAGGGAAAGTCATGTTGCGACAGCAATTTGAGGTCAATGGGCATTTCTTCAAAAA ACCATACCCCTTTGTGCTCTTCTACTCAAAATTCAATGGTGTAGAGATGTGTGTGGATGCACGTACTTTCGGTAATGATGCTCGGTTCATCAGAAGATCGTGTACGCCAAATGCAGAG GTGCGACACATGATTGCAGATGGGATGATTCACCTATGTATCTATGCAGTGTCTGCCATCACCAAGGATGCTGAGGTCACCATAGCGTTTGATTATGAGTACAGTAATTG TAATTATAAAGTGGACTGTGCATGTCACAAGGGGAACCGGAATTGCCCTATACAGAAAAGGAATCCCAATGCCGCAGAACCACCACTCCCACCTCCTCCAAGCTTACCCACCATCGGAGCAGAGACAAGACGTAGAAAAGCTCGACGGAAAGAGTTAGAGATGGAGCAGCAGAATGAGGCTCCAGAAGAGGATAACAATCAGCAACCAGAACAAGTTCCTGAGAAAGCAACTGTGTCCAGTGACCATGAG GAAATAGACAAtccagaggaaaaagaagaagagaaagaagaggttaCAGATGACCAGGAGAACCCAGCTCATAGCAGAAGG ACCCGGGAAGATAGAAAGGTTGAAGCCATCATGCATGCTTTTGAAaacttagagaaaagaaagaagcggCGGGATCAGCCATTGGAACAAAGCAGCTCTGACATAGAGATTACTACCACCACCTCAGAGGCCCCTGTGGGAGAAGAGGCAAAAACTGAAGCCCCTGAATCTGAAGTTAGCAACCCTGCTTCAAACATGGCCATCCCAAGCACTCCACAGAGTGTTGGTGTAAACACCCGGAGGTCTTCTCAAGCGGGG GATATTGCTGCAGAAAAACCAGTCCCCAAGCCACCTCCAGCGAAACCTTCTAGGCCCCGACCGAAGAGTCGAATTTCTCGGTACCGGACCAGTTCAGCCCAAAGACTAAAGCGTCAGAAGCAGGCCATTGCACAACAGGCAGAATTGTCACAAGCTGCCTtggaagagggaggaaataatAGCTCTGTAACTCCTACTGAAGCTGGAAATATAGACAGTTCAGGAGAAAACAGGCAATTAATGGGGTCTGACCCAACTGTGTTATCAGTTACTGGATCCCATGTCAACCGCGCTGCACCTAaataccccaaaaccaaaaag TATCTAGTTACAGAATGGTTGAATGACAAAGCAGAGAAGCAAGAATGCCCTGTTGAGTGCCCTTTACGTATCACCACGGACCCAACTGTACTGGCAACTACCCTGAACATGTTACCCGGTCTTATCCATTCCCCATTAATTTGCACCACCCCCAAACACTACATTCGCTTTGGCTCACCCTTTATCCCTGAGAGACGTCGAAGGCCCCTTCTGCCTGATGGCACCTTCAGCTCCTGTAAAAAG CGCTGGATAAAGCAAGCCTTGGAAGAAGGGATGACTCAAACATCATCTGTACCCCAAGAGACTAGAACTCAGCACCTATACCAAAGTAATGAGAATAGTAACTCTTCTAATATCTGCAAAGATAATGCAG ATCTATTGAGCCCATTAAAGAAATGGAAGTCTCGATATTTGATGGAGCAGAATGTCACCAAGTTACTGAGGCCTCTTTCTCCAGTCACACCACCCCCTCCCAATCCAGGCTCAAAGAGCCCCCCACTGACCACATCTGGCCCATCTCACTCAGAAGAGGAGTGTCGAAATGGATACAGCCTCATGTTCTCACCAATCACGTCTCTTACTACTGCTAGTCGCTGCAATACTCCTCTGCAGTTTGAG AACATATCCTCCCCTGAGAGTTCCCCTGCGAATAGGCCCGAGTCCCTGTCACCCGAG ctTTGTCACCGAAAAGACCTGGACTTGACAAAAGTAGGCTACCTTGACTCCAACACTAACAGCTGTGCTGACAGACCTTCCCTGATCAACTCAGGTCCTTCTGACCTGGCTACTCATCCTTCTATCGGGCCCCCCTCTGAGACTGGCTTTCCAAGCAGGAGTGGAGATGGACATCAAACCCTTGCAAGGAACTCGGACCAGGCATTTCGGACAGAGTTTAACTTAATGTACGCCTACTCCCCATTGAACGCTATGCCTCGAGCTGATGGATTATATCGAGGGTCTCCCCTAGTAGGGGATAGGAAACCTTTACATTTGGATGGGGGATATTGTTCCCCTGCAGAAGGGTTTCCCAGCAGATATGAACATGGTTTTATGAAAGACCTCTCTCGTGGATCCATGTCACCTGGCAGTGAGAGGACTTGTGAAGGAGTCCCATCTGCCCCCCAGAACCCACCACAGAGGAAAAAG GTATCCCTGCTGGAGTACCGCAAACGGAAACAAGAAGCCAAGGAGAATTCTGGTGGGGGAGGTGACTCTGCACAGAGCAAAAGCAAGTCTGCAGGAGCTGGGCAAGGCAGCAGTAACTCACTTTCTGACACTGGTGCCCATGGTGTGCAGGGATCCTCAACCCGAACCCCATCTTCCCCTCACAAAAAATTCTCCCCATCTCATTCCTCTATGTCCCATATGGAGGCGGTAAGCCCATCAGATTCCAGAGGCACTTCATCTCACTGCAGACCTCAAGAGAATATCAGCAGTAGGTG GATGGTTCCCACATCGGTGGAACGACTCCGAGAAGGAGGGAGTATTCCCAAGGTCCTCCGAAGCAGTGTGAGGGTGGCCCAAAAAGGAGAGCCTTCTCCCACTTGGGAGAGTAATATCACAGAGAAAGACTCAG ACCCTACAGATGGAGAAGGCCCAGAGACACTGAGCTCAGCACTCTCTAAAGGAGCAGCCGTTTACAGCCCTTCCAGATACAGCTACCAG CTCCTGCAGTGTGATAGTCCACGGACAGAATCACAAAGCCTCCTTCAGCAGAGTTCCTCCCCCTTTAGAGGACATCCCACCCAATCTCCAGGATACAGTTATCGAACTACTGCACTGAGACCTGGAAATCCCCCCTCTCACGGTTCTTCAGAATCCTCCCTCTCTTCTACGTCCTATTCCAGCCCCGCCCACCCTGTATCCACAGACTCGTTGGCCCCATTTACGGGGACACCAGGGTATTATAGCAGCCAGCCACATTCTGGAAACAGCACTGGCAGCAGTCTTCCAAGGAGGAGCTGCCCTTCTAGTGCTGCTAGCCCTACCCCACAGGGCCCCTCAGACTCACCGACCTCAGACTCGGTCTCCCAGTCCAGCACAGGAACTCTGAGTTCCACCTCCTTCCCTCAGAACTCTAGGTCATCATTGCCATCAGACTTACGGACTATCAATCTGCCCAGTGCTGGGCAGTCCGCTGCCTACCAGGCCTCCAGGGTATCTGCGGTTTCCAATTCACAGCACTACCCACACCGTGGGAGTGGGGGTGTGCACCAGTACCGACTCCAGCCGCTGCAAGGGTCAGGAGTCAAGACTCAGACAGGACTTTCCTAG
- the SETD5 gene encoding histone-lysine N-methyltransferase SETD5 isoform X11: MEVLRDPIKKNSSESKPAQSGFSRGNSLLSCPESVEASPAVNEKSVYSTHNYGTTQRHGCRGLPYATIIPRSDLNGLPSPVEERCGDSPNSEGETVPTWCPCGLSQDGFLLNCDKCRGMSRGKVIRLHRRKQDNISGGDSSATESWDEELSPSTVLYTATQHTPTSITLTVRRTKPKKRKKSPEKGRAVAKTKKIKAFREGSRKSLRMKNSPSEAQNLDENTTEGWENRIRLWTDQYEEAFTNQYSADVQNALEQHLHSSKEFVGKPAILDTINKTELACNNTVIGSQMQLQLGRVTRVQKHRKILRAARDLALDTLIIEYRGKVMLRQQFEVNGHFFKKPYPFVLFYSKFNGVEMCVDARTFGNDARFIRRSCTPNAEVRHMIADGMIHLCIYAVSAITKDAEVTIAFDYEYSNCNYKVDCACHKGNRNCPIQKRNPNAAEPPLPPPPSLPTIGAETRRRKARRKELEMEQQNEAPEEDNNQQPEQVPEKATVSSDHEEIDNPEEKEEEKEEVTDDQENPAHSRRTREDRKVEAIMHAFENLEKRKKRRDQPLEQSSSDIEITTTTSEAPVGEEAKTEAPESEVSNPASNMAIPSTPQSVGVNTRRSSQAGDIAAEKPVPKPPPAKPSRPRPKSRISRYRTSSAQRLKRQKQAIAQQAELSQAALEEGGNNSSVTPTEAGNIDSSGENRQLMGSDPTVLSVTGSHVNRAAPKYPKTKKYLVTEWLNDKAEKQECPVECPLRITTDPTVLATTLNMLPGLIHSPLICTTPKHYIRFGSPFIPERRRRPLLPDGTFSSCKKRWIKQALEEGMTQTSSVPQETRTQHLYQSNENSNSSNICKDNADLLSPLKKWKSRYLMEQNVTKLLRPLSPVTPPPPNPGSKSPPLTTSGPSHSEEECRNGYSLMFSPITSLTTASRCNTPLQFELCHRKDLDLTKVGYLDSNTNSCADRPSLINSGPSDLATHPSIGPPSETGFPSRSGDGHQTLARNSDQAFRTEFNLMYAYSPLNAMPRADGLYRGSPLVGDRKPLHLDGGYCSPAEGFPSRYEHGFMKDLSRGSMSPGSERTCEGVPSAPQNPPQRKKVSLLEYRKRKQEAKENSGGGGDSAQSKSKSAGAGQGSSNSLSDTGAHGVQGSSTRTPSSPHKKFSPSHSSMSHMEAVSPSDSRGTSSHCRPQENISSRWMVPTSVERLREGGSIPKVLRSSVRVAQKGEPSPTWESNITEKDSDPTDGEGPETLSSALSKGAAVYSPSRYSYQLLQCDSPRTESQSLLQQSSSPFRGHPTQSPGYSYRTTALRPGNPPSHGSSESSLSSTSYSSPAHPVSTDSLAPFTGTPGYYSSQPHSGNSTGSSLPRRSCPSSAASPTPQGPSDSPTSDSVSQSSTGTLSSTSFPQNSRSSLPSDLRTINLPSAGQSAAYQASRVSAVSNSQHYPHRGSGGVHQYRLQPLQGSGVKTQTGLS; the protein is encoded by the exons ATGGAAGTATTAAGAGATCCAATTAAGAAGAATAGTTCTGAGTCTAAACCAGCCCAGAGTGGCTTCTCTAGGGgaaactccctgctcagctg CCCTGAATCTGTGGAGGCTAGTCCAGCAGTTAATGAGAAGAGCGTGTATTCCACTCATAATTATGGGACCACTCAGAGGCATGGGTGTCGAGGACTGCCTTATGCT ACGATCATCCCTCGTTCTGACCTGAATGGCCTGCCGTCGCCCGTAGAGGAACGCTGTGGAGACAGCCCGAACTCTGAAGGAGAGACTGTTCCTACCTGGTGTCCTTGTGGTCTTTCTCAGGATGGCTTCCTTCTCAACTGTGACAAGTGCAG gggaatgagcagggggaaggtTATTAGACTTCATCGGCGGAAGCAGGACAACATATCAG GTGGGGATAGCAGTGCAACAGAAAGCTGGGATGAGGAGCTTTCTCCCTCCACTGTGTTGTACACAGCAACACAGCACACACCTACAAGCATCACCTTAACTGTTAGAAGAACCAAACCCAAGAAGCGGAAGAAGAGTCCAGAAAAGGGTCGTGCAGTAGCAAAGACGAAGAAAATCAAG GCATTTCGAGAGGGATCCCGGAAGTCCTTGCGGATGAAG AATTCTCCTTCTGAAGCACAGAATTTAGATGAGAATACAACTGAGGGATGGGAAAATCGGATAAGACTGTGGACTGATCAGTATGAAGAAGCTTTCACTAATCAGTACAGTGCAGATGTACAGAACGCCCTTGAACAACATCTACATTCTAGCAAGGAATTTGTGGGCAAACCTGCTATTTTAGACACTATTAATAAGACTGAATTGGCCTGTAATAATACAGTTATTGGTTCCCAAATGCAG CTACAGTTGGGAAGAGTCACTCGTGTTCAGAAACACCGGAAGATCCTTAGAGCTGCAAGAGACTTGGCTCTGGACACTCTTATAATAGAGTATCGAGGGAAAGTCATGTTGCGACAGCAATTTGAGGTCAATGGGCATTTCTTCAAAAA ACCATACCCCTTTGTGCTCTTCTACTCAAAATTCAATGGTGTAGAGATGTGTGTGGATGCACGTACTTTCGGTAATGATGCTCGGTTCATCAGAAGATCGTGTACGCCAAATGCAGAG GTGCGACACATGATTGCAGATGGGATGATTCACCTATGTATCTATGCAGTGTCTGCCATCACCAAGGATGCTGAGGTCACCATAGCGTTTGATTATGAGTACAGTAATTG TAATTATAAAGTGGACTGTGCATGTCACAAGGGGAACCGGAATTGCCCTATACAGAAAAGGAATCCCAATGCCGCAGAACCACCACTCCCACCTCCTCCAAGCTTACCCACCATCGGAGCAGAGACAAGACGTAGAAAAGCTCGACGGAAAGAGTTAGAGATGGAGCAGCAGAATGAGGCTCCAGAAGAGGATAACAATCAGCAACCAGAACAAGTTCCTGAGAAAGCAACTGTGTCCAGTGACCATGAG GAAATAGACAAtccagaggaaaaagaagaagagaaagaagaggttaCAGATGACCAGGAGAACCCAGCTCATAGCAGAAGG ACCCGGGAAGATAGAAAGGTTGAAGCCATCATGCATGCTTTTGAAaacttagagaaaagaaagaagcggCGGGATCAGCCATTGGAACAAAGCAGCTCTGACATAGAGATTACTACCACCACCTCAGAGGCCCCTGTGGGAGAAGAGGCAAAAACTGAAGCCCCTGAATCTGAAGTTAGCAACCCTGCTTCAAACATGGCCATCCCAAGCACTCCACAGAGTGTTGGTGTAAACACCCGGAGGTCTTCTCAAGCGGGG GATATTGCTGCAGAAAAACCAGTCCCCAAGCCACCTCCAGCGAAACCTTCTAGGCCCCGACCGAAGAGTCGAATTTCTCGGTACCGGACCAGTTCAGCCCAAAGACTAAAGCGTCAGAAGCAGGCCATTGCACAACAGGCAGAATTGTCACAAGCTGCCTtggaagagggaggaaataatAGCTCTGTAACTCCTACTGAAGCTGGAAATATAGACAGTTCAGGAGAAAACAGGCAATTAATGGGGTCTGACCCAACTGTGTTATCAGTTACTGGATCCCATGTCAACCGCGCTGCACCTAaataccccaaaaccaaaaag TATCTAGTTACAGAATGGTTGAATGACAAAGCAGAGAAGCAAGAATGCCCTGTTGAGTGCCCTTTACGTATCACCACGGACCCAACTGTACTGGCAACTACCCTGAACATGTTACCCGGTCTTATCCATTCCCCATTAATTTGCACCACCCCCAAACACTACATTCGCTTTGGCTCACCCTTTATCCCTGAGAGACGTCGAAGGCCCCTTCTGCCTGATGGCACCTTCAGCTCCTGTAAAAAG CGCTGGATAAAGCAAGCCTTGGAAGAAGGGATGACTCAAACATCATCTGTACCCCAAGAGACTAGAACTCAGCACCTATACCAAAGTAATGAGAATAGTAACTCTTCTAATATCTGCAAAGATAATGCAG ATCTATTGAGCCCATTAAAGAAATGGAAGTCTCGATATTTGATGGAGCAGAATGTCACCAAGTTACTGAGGCCTCTTTCTCCAGTCACACCACCCCCTCCCAATCCAGGCTCAAAGAGCCCCCCACTGACCACATCTGGCCCATCTCACTCAGAAGAGGAGTGTCGAAATGGATACAGCCTCATGTTCTCACCAATCACGTCTCTTACTACTGCTAGTCGCTGCAATACTCCTCTGCAGTTTGAG ctTTGTCACCGAAAAGACCTGGACTTGACAAAAGTAGGCTACCTTGACTCCAACACTAACAGCTGTGCTGACAGACCTTCCCTGATCAACTCAGGTCCTTCTGACCTGGCTACTCATCCTTCTATCGGGCCCCCCTCTGAGACTGGCTTTCCAAGCAGGAGTGGAGATGGACATCAAACCCTTGCAAGGAACTCGGACCAGGCATTTCGGACAGAGTTTAACTTAATGTACGCCTACTCCCCATTGAACGCTATGCCTCGAGCTGATGGATTATATCGAGGGTCTCCCCTAGTAGGGGATAGGAAACCTTTACATTTGGATGGGGGATATTGTTCCCCTGCAGAAGGGTTTCCCAGCAGATATGAACATGGTTTTATGAAAGACCTCTCTCGTGGATCCATGTCACCTGGCAGTGAGAGGACTTGTGAAGGAGTCCCATCTGCCCCCCAGAACCCACCACAGAGGAAAAAG GTATCCCTGCTGGAGTACCGCAAACGGAAACAAGAAGCCAAGGAGAATTCTGGTGGGGGAGGTGACTCTGCACAGAGCAAAAGCAAGTCTGCAGGAGCTGGGCAAGGCAGCAGTAACTCACTTTCTGACACTGGTGCCCATGGTGTGCAGGGATCCTCAACCCGAACCCCATCTTCCCCTCACAAAAAATTCTCCCCATCTCATTCCTCTATGTCCCATATGGAGGCGGTAAGCCCATCAGATTCCAGAGGCACTTCATCTCACTGCAGACCTCAAGAGAATATCAGCAGTAGGTG GATGGTTCCCACATCGGTGGAACGACTCCGAGAAGGAGGGAGTATTCCCAAGGTCCTCCGAAGCAGTGTGAGGGTGGCCCAAAAAGGAGAGCCTTCTCCCACTTGGGAGAGTAATATCACAGAGAAAGACTCAG ACCCTACAGATGGAGAAGGCCCAGAGACACTGAGCTCAGCACTCTCTAAAGGAGCAGCCGTTTACAGCCCTTCCAGATACAGCTACCAG CTCCTGCAGTGTGATAGTCCACGGACAGAATCACAAAGCCTCCTTCAGCAGAGTTCCTCCCCCTTTAGAGGACATCCCACCCAATCTCCAGGATACAGTTATCGAACTACTGCACTGAGACCTGGAAATCCCCCCTCTCACGGTTCTTCAGAATCCTCCCTCTCTTCTACGTCCTATTCCAGCCCCGCCCACCCTGTATCCACAGACTCGTTGGCCCCATTTACGGGGACACCAGGGTATTATAGCAGCCAGCCACATTCTGGAAACAGCACTGGCAGCAGTCTTCCAAGGAGGAGCTGCCCTTCTAGTGCTGCTAGCCCTACCCCACAGGGCCCCTCAGACTCACCGACCTCAGACTCGGTCTCCCAGTCCAGCACAGGAACTCTGAGTTCCACCTCCTTCCCTCAGAACTCTAGGTCATCATTGCCATCAGACTTACGGACTATCAATCTGCCCAGTGCTGGGCAGTCCGCTGCCTACCAGGCCTCCAGGGTATCTGCGGTTTCCAATTCACAGCACTACCCACACCGTGGGAGTGGGGGTGTGCACCAGTACCGACTCCAGCCGCTGCAAGGGTCAGGAGTCAAGACTCAGACAGGACTTTCCTAG